CAGGATTTTAATTGCTTCCGGCAGCGGTTGTTTGGGAAATTCGTACAGTAGCGCGGCTATTACGGGGCGTTCGTTTTCATTTGAGCGATATGGGATTGTCAGCCCGGACTCTGTTTCGGGGACATTACGGATTTCCGGTGACTCAACTAGACTTTTCATGCTTGCGCCTCCAATGGCCGGAAGTTCAGGAAGTAAACTGTCTGGCGTTTTCGATTCTCCGACTGACCATCGGGCATCCACACGAAATGTGCAGGAGCCCAAGTGGCTGGGTTCGCTCCAAGGGAGATCGAATAACGGAAGAATTTTAGGACGCGGTCTTCCGGCTGTCCGTGGACAAAAAACCAGCCAGCCATCGAATTGTTGCCAGAATGAACGCCGCAGACGAGCGGCGCGTATCCCGCCAAGTTGATTAACAGAGCCGCCTGCTCATCGACTGTGCCTTCGTCAAATTGGACGACAAGAAATCGACGGGAGCCACCGATGGGAGGCACTCGTTCCTTTGTTCTGGCGCGAACCGGAGATGGCACGATGAATTGAAGTCCAGCTAGTTCGCCGAGCCATGCATTCAGCCGGCGCGTTTCAAATTCATTTGCAGAATGCCCGCAACACAGCAGCGCATCGGCAGGAAACAGTCGTTCAATAATCTCGTCCGTGTGGAGAGCGTTGTCCTCAATACGTATCGGCGAAATTTCCCAGAATTCAGCAAGTCCACCACTGCGCCGAATTATCTCCGCTCGCAGAACTTGGTTGACCGCTGGCCAGGTGGCTTGGCGCTCCGGTTGAATGGTTGATTTGTTTCTGAGCAGCATTTTATGCTTTTGGTTTTAACTACACCCTCTGTACAAAAAGTTGGACCAGCGCATCATTGTTTGAGGAACAGAAACGCCGAGAACCCTAAGGGAACTTTTTGAGACTCCGTGCTGTCGGATAGGAAAATTTCCGTATCGAAGACTTTCGGCGTGGTCGTCATACAGAGCTATAACCGGATTTGCTCGATTTAATGCCGTCGTCACGTGACCTTTCTTGATCCGCTATTTATTTAGGCCCTGCAACGCGAAGACCCAGGAAGCGTGTCCGTGACGACGATGAAGCCGAACTTGTCCGCTAGAATTTAAGTTGAACTTGGCGTGTCCCGGGCACGCTTTTCATGACAAAGATGACCGGTGGCCGATGCTTCACCGCCGGACCGAAATGGACCGCGCTGTATGAACCTTTTCTCTCCAGTAACAGTGATTCAAATGCTTCACGCTTGGTGCGTATGGCTCGTTTGCTCGTTTTCGCGATGGTCGAACCGCTCTTGGTTGAACAGACGAACCTGCCGCAATGACTTCTTTCGGGCGCGATTGAAGTGGCTGAAGTGTATGCAGGAGGAGAGCGATCCAGGTAAACGAAACTGGGTGCCGAAGGCAAAGCCATGGTCTTGATCACCGCCTAAGCAGAAGGGACCAAGTCCGACCCTACTTGAAGCCGTGGGCCAAGGCGTGGAACGCGACTGCTTGGCGTATGGCTCCGCAAGAAACCGAATCCGCCGGACCGGACCGTCCAGTCCTATTAAAAACTAAAATACCCCTGGACAAGTCTCGTCATGACGCGGTGTGTCGTTGAGTACAATGCTCTCAAGCCTCTTCGCGAGCAGGGTGAGGAGAACGGCAGCCCACCTGCTAAGCGCAATTGACCGCTTCGGTGACTGGGCCGCGATCAGGAATGGCATCGGACGATCTTGGATTCGGAAGTTCGGAAGTGATCGGAATGAGGTTTTCCGTGGCATCCGGAAAAATGTTGAACCACTCTTTAGCCAACTCCTCGGTCACAGTCCTGGCTTTGTTCCAGTAATGTTTCTGGAATTTCTCCAGACTTGTGCCCATGACGCTCGTCACCTCGCCTGGGTCCTTGTACAGTTTGAAATGATATGTCGCGAAACTGTGGCGGGGACCATTGCTTCGCCAGATCACTCCAGTTTTTCGAGCGATAAAACGAGTGATCTCGTCGAGTCTATCCTTTGCCGACCTGGTTGGGGTTAACCAATGCGCCGGAACGACGCTCCCGCTTTCTTTTCGGTGGAGCTTAAACCATGCGGCTAGGTTCGCTGTGATGGGAACGGTGCGGGGTTGGCCAGTTTTTGTTATCCTTCCAGGAAGTTCAATGTAACCAGTCACGAGACCTCGGTTAACCTGTGGCCAGCTCATCCGGGCAATCTCCTCCTTCCGAATTCCGCCGAAACACCAGAGAGCAAAGAACGGGACGAGTTCCGGCGCTGCAATAGTTAAGCGTGCCAGAATTTGTTTCGCCTCCCACGGCTCGAAGACCTCAACTGGTCCACGGATTTCCTTAAATCGCTTGACCTGCTTCGCCGCGTTCCAGTCCTTGCCTACCCAGGAGCGGATTTGCGCTTCGTCGAACAGCAGTGATAAGCTGGACAAGAAGTCGTTTTTCGTTTTTGGGTTCCATCTCTGGGCGTTTACGAAGTCAGCCACTTCAGCAGCCGCGATCTCGGATAAGGGTTTTTCGCCAAAAGCACGCTCGAACCCGTTCAAGTAGGAGGATTCAGTTTTGTGCCGCCTGAAGCTGATTCGTCTTTTCCGATCTTGCAGGAACTCCAGAATGGCTTCTTTTATGGGCTTCGGCGTGATCGGTTTATCTGGACGATGCTGCCGCCAAAATTGGCAGGCCAGGGGGAACTCGTCGGGGTTTCCGAGAATGCGGATGCCATCAACAACGAGTCGGCAAACCTGCGAAATGCTTAGGCCGGTTGATTGAATGGCCCTGTTCGCTTCGCGCCATTCATAACGCCAGTCGCGCAGGCGAACGATTTCGGTTTCACCGGCGTTGATGGCTTCAGCAAGTTCTTTGGCCTTGTTCTTGGCTTCCTCAAGGTCGGCAAAAGTCCAGACCTTTCGCTCGCCGCCGCTGTGGTCGCTGAACGCATAGCCGGTGTATTCCCGCCCGTTCTTGACTGACTTGGTCGTGTAAATTTTGAACGCGGTGTTTCCGCTTCTGACCATGATAATTTTATTTCGAGCCATACGCACCATAACGGGATTTCCCGATTTCATGGTTGCGCAGGCAAAAAACCGAACAAGTGTTAGGAAAGTGTTAGGAAAAGGAGTTCCGAAGGATGGAAACGGTCAAAAGGCCAACAAAATCGGCCCTTTCAACAAAAAAGCCGTTCCGCATCGCACGGAACGGCATTCTCAGTCTAGGCTCTTTGTGAGTTTGCCTAGGCTTCAAAGGATTTTCCGCACCCGCACGATTGGCGGGCGTTCGGGTTGGAGATTTTGAAACCGCCTCCGCTCAGGCTGTCCACGAAATCGACGATGGTTCCGCGGAGATAGTTCAGACTAAGAGAATCGACGAGGACGGACACCCCGTGGCAGTCCGTCACAAGGTCGCCGTCGCGTTTTTCGTCAAAGACCATGCCGTATTGGAGTCCGGAACATCCGCCGCCCTCGACATAGACGCGAAGCGTCCTGGCGGCATTGTCTTTTTCGTTCGCCAACAGTTCCTTCACGTGGTCCGCCGCGCTTGGCGTCAACGTGACCATCGCTTCGGCTTGGAGAGACTCGTTCATGAGAACAGAGAAAAGCTAAACGGCCTGGGGGCAGTTGTCAAATTCCGGAATCATTCAACACTTCTGAGTTCCCGCAATTTCTTGGCCAGATTCGGCTGCACTTTCTGCCACTGGGGAAAATCGCGCAGCAGCCGTTCCAGCAAGTTCGCGGTGGCGGCGGTCAAATCCATGCTCTCCGCCAGCCTCGCGGCTTCTTGCCGGGCCTTGGCCACCCAGAATGGATCTGGTTTTCCTCCCGCCGCCGTGTCAACGGCTTTTCCGTAAGCCACGTTCAGGAAGTGATTGAGCGCCCGATCCAGCAGGGGCTTCTGCTCCGCGACCGGTTTAAGGCGGGCGAGTTTTTCGAGGGCAATGGCAAACCCGACTTCAGCCTGGCTTCGCGTCGGGACATCTGCGGGCCCTTGTGGCAGCATGGCGCTGTAATAATTGGTCATCGCCAGGCCGTAATAGGCCGTCGCCTGGGCCGGATCCAGCGAGGCCAACTGAAGATAGCAATCCGCCATCTTCGCCCGGGCGACCGGCGCGAGCGAGTTGGTCGGGTAAAAACTGACAATTCTCCCCAAAGGAACCAAGGCATTCTCAAAGCGCTTCGCGCTGTTCGTGAGCGTCGGCCCGGAGACATCCTTCAGCGCCACATCCGCCAGAAGGAGGTACGCCTCTACTTCGATGGCCGCTGACCGGTTCGTATCGCGGTCCAGCGTGGTGAGCAGATTCGTCAGATATTGGTTGGCATCGGACGGCTTGTCCCTGAGCAGAGCCGCCCTCGCGGCGCGCAGCCCGGCTTGATAGCGCAGATCCATCACGTTCGATGCGTTGTTCCACAAGAGTTGATAGTGCGTCTCGGCGTTGGTGTAGTTTTGCTGGTTGAAATAGTAGTCTCCCAACCAGAATTGGGCCCAGCGCGCGAGATGGTTGGTCGGGAATTGGGCGACGAAGTTCGTGAACAAAACGAGCGCGTTGGTGTCGTGTCCCGCGCGAAAATGCGCCAGCGCTTTGTCGAACGCCGCTTGCGGCCGCGAGGCATGCTCCGGGTACTGCGCGAGCCAACGATCATACTCGCCAATGGCCGCGGTCCATTGATTCTCGATCACATGGGAGCGGGCGATGGCCAGTTGCGCCTCCGGCAACCACGGAGACGCGGACACTTTCTTTTGAAAATGGAGCAACGCTTCCCGCGCGTGCCGGGCATCTTCGGGCCGGCCTCGCTCCAGCAACTCGGCCGCGAAGTTCAGCGAGGACCGGGCGGAGAATTCGCTGGTGGGAAACTCCTCCAGGAGCCGGTTCAGACCGTCCCGCGCGGCCACCATATCTCCCTGTTCGAGACTGGCGCGGATCAATTGATAATAGGCCTGATCGAACCATTTGGTGCGGACCTCGGGCAACTCGCGGTAGCGCTCAATCACCAGCCGGTAATTGGCGATGGCGTTCGTGTAATCCTTCAGGTGGAACTGGCAATCCGCCAGTTTGAAGCGAGCGATCGCCTGGTCTTCCGATTCCGGAAACAGCTTGGCGGCGGCTCGGAAGTCGGCCTGGCTTTCTGCGAACTTGTTCGTGGAATTCGCCAGGAGCGCTTCCTCCCAGGCGCACCAACCACGATTGAGATAAGCTTTGGCGGCGCGGAGCTGATTCGTCGTTTCGGTGACGACGACGAACTGGTTCCGCGCCTGGAACAGCAAGTTCGTCAGGGCGAGATTAGTGCGCGTGCGTTCCGGGGAAGCTCCGCCCAAAGCGTAAAACTGCTTGAGGTGCAATTCACCGAGGGTTAATCGGATCAAGTCCGGCGGCGTGTCCAGATTGGTCTGGGTCAGCAAGAATTCCAGCCGCGCGACCGCGTTCGTGAACCGATTTTGCCCCACCAGCAAATCAATGATCCGGAGCAACGCCTGCTGCTTCTGGCTGGCCGGGATTCGCTCCAACTTTCCCAGTTGCTCGTAAGCCGCAATGGCGGCATCGGGGTTTCTCTCCTTCTGGATATCGGCCAACAGCATCAGGGAATTGGCGCGCAGCACGGGTTTGTCCAGCCGGTTCGTGTCGGAGGCGAGAGCGACGAGGTTGGTGGCGGCGCTGAGCGCGTCATCCGGCTTTTGATCCGCCAGGGCGTTCAGAGCGAAGAGATGGAGTCGTTCCCAGTCCAATTCGGGCGGGAGGTTGCGGCGGGCAAGATCGCTGAGAACCTGCTGCGATCTGCGAAAGTTTTTGTTTTTCGAGTAGCTTTGGCCCAGCAACAAGTAGCCGCGCACCACGAGCGTCTCGTTCGTGCTTTGAAGCGCGGCTTGTTGAAAGGCGCGCGCGGGATCGCCCAGGAGTTGGATGGTGCGATCGAAGTCACCCAGCTTGAAATACGCCCAGGCTTCGCCGTAGCCGGCCTGCAGACGCAGGGAGGCATTCGTCGATGTAGCCAGGAGCGCCTCATACGCTTTGGCGGCGGCTTCGTAGCGTTGATCGTAGAATTCGGCTTCCGCAAGCCAGAATCGGTATGGATCGGCCAACTCTCCCGCGCGTCCGAGACGCGGCGTGAGAAGTCCGCCGACCGACTTGAAATCCTTCAGCGCGAAAAGGCATTGGGCCTGGAGCAGGATCGCCTCGCCGGATCTTGGGGAGTTCGGATACTTGCCGGCAAATTCGGCGAACTCCCTCTGCGCGCGGTCAAAGAACCCGTCTTGCAAGGACTTCAACGCCGCTCGATACGCATCCATCTCAGGCGTCTCTTGCGCCCAGGCCAGAGCGGTGGAGATGAAGAGCAGCAGCAACGTGGATTTCATGGGCGTTGCAGCGGGTTGAAGCCCGCGCGCCGGAGCGCGGCATTCAGACAGGCTCCCAGGCCGCTTCGGCGTCGTTTGACGCGGCGAGGGTCGTTGAATTTCTGCGCGTTCATACAGCTTCGGCACTGGCAGGAGCACCCGACAACACGCGCGCCAGGTAACGGCCCGTAAAACTTTCGGCGCATTGGGCAACCAGCTCGGGCGATCCCGCCGCCACAATCCGGCCGCCGCGTAAACCGCCTTCCGGTCCCAAGTCGATGATCCAGTCCGCGGTCTTGATCACATCCAGGTTGTGCTCGATCACGAGGAGAGTGTTTCCCGACGCGCGCAATTTGAAAAGCACTTCCAGCAGTTTGGCGACGTCGTGGAAGTGCAATCCCGTGGTCGGTTCATCCAGGATGTAAAGGGTGCGGCCTGTGGCTTTGCGGCTCAGTTCGGCCGCGAGCTTCACGCGTTGCGCCTCGCCGCCGCTCAGCGTCGTGGCCGATTGCCCCAGGCCGATGTAACCCAGTCCGACTTCGGCAAGCGTCTGGCACAGGTCGCAGATTTGCGGGATCGCTCGGAAGAACGTGACGGCCTCGTCCACGGTCATTGCGAGCACGTCGGCGATGTTCATGCCTTTGTAAGTGATTTCGAGCGTTTCCCGGTTGTAGCGGCGGCCTGCGCAGGCTTCGCACGTGACGTAAACCGGCGGGAGGAAGTGCATTTCAATTTTGATGAGCCCGTCGCCCTGGCACTTCTCGCAGCGGCCCCCTTTGACATTGAAGCTGAACCGTCCGGCGCCATAACCCCGAATCCTCGCCGCGGGCAGGTCGGCGAACAGGTCGCGGATGTGATTGAACATCCCGGTGTAAGTTGCGGGATTGCTCCTCGGTGTGCGCCCGATCGGTGTCTGGTCGATCACCACCACTTTGTCGAGGTTCTCAATGCCGTTGATTTCCCGGTGCGCGCCCGGGTGCTCTTTCGATCCGTACCACTTGCGGAACAACGCGCGCCGCAGAATATCGTCCACGAGAGTGCTCTTGCCCGATCCGCTGACGCCGGTCACACAAGTCAAGGTGCCGAGCGGAATTCTGACGTCGATATTCTTCAAGTTGTTTTCCTTCGCGCCAAGAATCTCCAGCCAGCCTTTTTCACGCGACGGCTTGAGACGTTTCCTTGGAACAGGGACCGACAACTCTCCGCGCAAGTACTGGCCGGTTAGTGAAGCCGGATGGCGAAGGATTTCCTCCAGCGGACCGGATACCACGAGTTCTCCGCCCCGCACCCCGGCGCCAGGGCCCAAGTCTATAATGTGGTCGGCGCGTCGAATTGTGTCTTCGTCGTGTTCCACCACCAAAACGGAGTTGCCCAGGTCGCGCAGGCCTTCGAGCGTCTTCAACAGGCGTTCGTTGTCGCGCTGGTGCAGCCCGATGCTGGGTTCATCGAGAATGTACAGCACGCCCACAAGTCCAGCGCCGATCTGCGTGGCCAGACGGATGCGTTGCGCTTCTCCGCCGCTGAGCGTGCCGCTCTCGCGATTGAGCGTGAGATAGCCCAGGCCGACGTTTTTCAGAAAACCGAGCCGCGCGCGAATTTCACGAATGAGCTCCCCCGCGATCTTCTGTTGAAAGTCCGTCAGCTTCAGCGCCTCGAAAAAATTGTCCGCCTCTTCCACCGACAGGCCGCACACGTCCATGATGGACAGGCTGGGAATCTCGGCAGATTTGAGATTTGAGATTTGAGATTTGAGATTTGATTGGCCAAGCGTGACGGCGAGGATTTCGGGCTTGAGGCGCCGCCCGCCGCAGGCATCGCAATCCTGTGACGCCATGAAGGCCTTGAGACGGTTCCGCGTGAATTCGCTTTCGCTCTCCTGGTAGAGCCGTTCGAGATTCGGAATGACTCCCTCGAACGCGCGCACGATCTTGCTCGACTTGCCTGCGCGCCAGAACTGGAACTCGATTTCCTCCTTGCCTGAGCCCCACAAGAGAATCTTTTTGAACTCAGCAGGCAACTGCCGGTACGGCACATCGAGCTTCTGTTGGTAATGCTGAACAATTCCTTTCAGCAGGTTCTTGTAATAGACGATCATGCGCTTGGCGCCGCGCCGCCAGGGCAGGATTGCGCCCTGTTCGAGGGATTTCTCTTCGTCGGGCGCCACCAGATGTTCGTCGAAGACCATCTTCTGCCCAAGCCCGTGGCAAACGGGACATGCGCCGAAGGGGGAGTTGAAAGAGAAATGTTTGGGCGTCAGGGTGTCGAAGCTCAGGCCCGTGGCCGGGCTGTACATGCGGTTGGAATGGAGGGTTTCAGTCCAAACCTCCGGAGCAGATCCGCCGCTCGGTCGCGGCGGGGCCGACCGCGAGATTCCTTCCGCAGCAGCGTTGGGCAGTTGATGCAACACCAAAAGTGTGCCTTCGCCCCACTTGAGCGCCGTCTCCACCGAATCGCTCAACCGGACTCGGATTTTCTCATCGATCACCAGTCGGTCCACAACCACTTCAATCGTGTGTTTCTGTTTCGGATCCAGTTTGACCCGGATGTTCGTCGCCAGTTCGACAAGCTGGCGGTCCACTCGCGCCCGGACGAAACCTTCTCGCGCCAGACGCTCGATCACGTCCCGGAATTCCCCCTTTTGTTCGCGAATGACAGGCGCCAGCAACAGGATGCGCGTCCGCGTGGGCAAGGCCAGAATCTTATCGACAATGTCGCTGGTGGTCTGGTGCGTGATCGGCTGGCCGCTGACGGGGCAATGCGCCTGGCCGACGTTTGCGTAAAGCAATCGCAAGTAGTCGTAAATCTCCGTGGTGGTGGCGATGATCGAGCGCGGGTTCGTGCCGGCGTTGCGTTGCTCGATCGCGATAGCAGGCGAAAGCCCTTCAATGAAATCCACCTCCGGTTTCTGCATCTGATCGAGGAACTGGCGCGCATACGCGGACAGCGACTCGACATATTTGCGCTGGCCCTCTGCGTAGATCGTGTCGAACGCCAGCGACGATTTGCCGGAACCGCTCAACCCCGTGATAACCACCAATTTGTCTCGCGGAATGCTGAGCGAAAGATTCTTCAGGTTGTGCTGCCGCGCACCGCCAATCCTTATGAATCCTGTCGCCATGCGAAATTTTCCGATCCAGCCATCCGGGTAACGTAGCCGGCCGGTGCGAGGAAGCAAAGAATCGATTGTTCAAGCTGCGTGAAGCGTTTGACGCGTTAGATCGTCCCGATTCACCGGTTGTTTCCCATGGTTGGGATCGAAGATCGGCAACACCTGCGCTCGCGTCTTCGGATCATTCACCAGCGCGCCTTCCTCCTCTTTATGCTCGCGTTCTTCCTCCACGTCGAAACCGGCGTTGGCCAGGACCGTCCGCTGCGACAGCGGGCCGGAGGTCAACAGGAACTTCTGCATTCTTCCGATCAAACCGCTCGGCTGAGGGAAACGGATAATGGATGTCGATGTCGAAATTGCCGTCGAAATCCAGAATGCCCACGCGCCCCTCGAAGAACTTCTTGATGGCGTCGCCGCGTTTGGTGTTTAACCGCAAAGAGCTCAAAGAACTCAAAGAGAGCAGGCGACAGCTCCCTCCTTCTCTGTGATCTCTGAGTTCTCTGCGGTTATTTCCTGATTCGATCCATCTCGGACCACACGAATTTCCGAATCTGGAATTTGTAGGAGCCGAAGTTGATCAGGAGGCCGTGCTCCAGGCGGGCGGACTTGAGGTAGCCCAGGATTTGCG
This genomic stretch from Verrucomicrobiota bacterium harbors:
- the erpA gene encoding iron-sulfur cluster insertion protein ErpA — encoded protein: MVTLTPSAADHVKELLANEKDNAARTLRVYVEGGGCSGLQYGMVFDEKRDGDLVTDCHGVSVLVDSLSLNYLRGTIVDFVDSLSGGGFKISNPNARQSCGCGKSFEA
- a CDS encoding tetratricopeptide repeat protein; protein product: MKSTLLLLFISTALAWAQETPEMDAYRAALKSLQDGFFDRAQREFAEFAGKYPNSPRSGEAILLQAQCLFALKDFKSVGGLLTPRLGRAGELADPYRFWLAEAEFYDQRYEAAAKAYEALLATSTNASLRLQAGYGEAWAYFKLGDFDRTIQLLGDPARAFQQAALQSTNETLVVRGYLLLGQSYSKNKNFRRSQQVLSDLARRNLPPELDWERLHLFALNALADQKPDDALSAATNLVALASDTNRLDKPVLRANSLMLLADIQKERNPDAAIAAYEQLGKLERIPASQKQQALLRIIDLLVGQNRFTNAVARLEFLLTQTNLDTPPDLIRLTLGELHLKQFYALGGASPERTRTNLALTNLLFQARNQFVVVTETTNQLRAAKAYLNRGWCAWEEALLANSTNKFAESQADFRAAAKLFPESEDQAIARFKLADCQFHLKDYTNAIANYRLVIERYRELPEVRTKWFDQAYYQLIRASLEQGDMVAARDGLNRLLEEFPTSEFSARSSLNFAAELLERGRPEDARHAREALLHFQKKVSASPWLPEAQLAIARSHVIENQWTAAIGEYDRWLAQYPEHASRPQAAFDKALAHFRAGHDTNALVLFTNFVAQFPTNHLARWAQFWLGDYYFNQQNYTNAETHYQLLWNNASNVMDLRYQAGLRAARAALLRDKPSDANQYLTNLLTTLDRDTNRSAAIEVEAYLLLADVALKDVSGPTLTNSAKRFENALVPLGRIVSFYPTNSLAPVARAKMADCYLQLASLDPAQATAYYGLAMTNYYSAMLPQGPADVPTRSQAEVGFAIALEKLARLKPVAEQKPLLDRALNHFLNVAYGKAVDTAAGGKPDPFWVAKARQEAARLAESMDLTAATANLLERLLRDFPQWQKVQPNLAKKLRELRSVE
- the uvrA gene encoding excinuclease ABC subunit UvrA produces the protein MATGFIRIGGARQHNLKNLSLSIPRDKLVVITGLSGSGKSSLAFDTIYAEGQRKYVESLSAYARQFLDQMQKPEVDFIEGLSPAIAIEQRNAGTNPRSIIATTTEIYDYLRLLYANVGQAHCPVSGQPITHQTTSDIVDKILALPTRTRILLLAPVIREQKGEFRDVIERLAREGFVRARVDRQLVELATNIRVKLDPKQKHTIEVVVDRLVIDEKIRVRLSDSVETALKWGEGTLLVLHQLPNAAAEGISRSAPPRPSGGSAPEVWTETLHSNRMYSPATGLSFDTLTPKHFSFNSPFGACPVCHGLGQKMVFDEHLVAPDEEKSLEQGAILPWRRGAKRMIVYYKNLLKGIVQHYQQKLDVPYRQLPAEFKKILLWGSGKEEIEFQFWRAGKSSKIVRAFEGVIPNLERLYQESESEFTRNRLKAFMASQDCDACGGRRLKPEILAVTLGQSNLKSQISNLKSAEIPSLSIMDVCGLSVEEADNFFEALKLTDFQQKIAGELIREIRARLGFLKNVGLGYLTLNRESGTLSGGEAQRIRLATQIGAGLVGVLYILDEPSIGLHQRDNERLLKTLEGLRDLGNSVLVVEHDEDTIRRADHIIDLGPGAGVRGGELVVSGPLEEILRHPASLTGQYLRGELSVPVPRKRLKPSREKGWLEILGAKENNLKNIDVRIPLGTLTCVTGVSGSGKSTLVDDILRRALFRKWYGSKEHPGAHREINGIENLDKVVVIDQTPIGRTPRSNPATYTGMFNHIRDLFADLPAARIRGYGAGRFSFNVKGGRCEKCQGDGLIKIEMHFLPPVYVTCEACAGRRYNRETLEITYKGMNIADVLAMTVDEAVTFFRAIPQICDLCQTLAEVGLGYIGLGQSATTLSGGEAQRVKLAAELSRKATGRTLYILDEPTTGLHFHDVAKLLEVLFKLRASGNTLLVIEHNLDVIKTADWIIDLGPEGGLRGGRIVAAGSPELVAQCAESFTGRYLARVLSGAPASAEAV